The DNA region CTTGATTACCCACTGACAAAGCACCATTTGCCATAACAAAGCCAGCTTTTCCCTGCGGGGCAAGATGGTATATATAGTGTTGTATCCAAACAAAATTGGCATTATTTTCAGGAGGAAGACCATACTTAAACCTTGGATCATTTGGTTTTACTCTATCCCTTCCCCATTCGCTATCATTAAATGGAGGATTTGAAACAACATAATCTGCCCTTAGGTCAAAAAATTTGTCATCATGATAAGAATCTCCCCACCTTATATCTCCCTCAACTCCTCTTATTGCTAAATTCATCTTACATACCTTCCAGACAAACTCCTTTGATTCCTGTCCATAAATGGATAAACTTTCTTTTTCTATACCTTCTTTTTGCAATTTTTCTAATGCTGAAATAAAAAATCCACCTGAACCACAAGCGGGGTCAAATATTCGGCCTTCTTTAACATCTAAAATCTCAACAATAAGCTTAGTTAAAGACCTTGGAGTGTAAAACTCTCCACCCTTTTTTCCTTCTGCTTCAGTAAATTTGCCAAGAAAATATTCGTAAATTCTACCGAATATATCTTTTGCATGGTGGTCTTTACCAAAATGAATTTGAGAAAATAGGTTAATTAAATAGGCAAAGTCATGCATATCAAGGTTGACCCGAGAGTATATCTTAGGTATCACATCTTTTAATTGTTTAGGATATTCGTTTTCTAAGATTTCTATCGCCTGATCAATTATTTCTCCAATGTTTGGCTGATTAGCGTTTTTCTCTATGTAATCCCAGCGTGCTTTTTCTGGAACGTATAAAGTCCCATTAGCTATGTAGAAATCTCTATCTTCACAAATATAAGACCTTAAGCTTTCCGGGAGTTGCTTAGCTTCTCTTTCTTCTATTTCCTTTCTTTTTTCTTCAAAGGCAAAAGAAAGGTATCTCAAAAAAATTAATCCCAAGACTATATACTTGTATTCATGAACCTCTACTTTTTTTCTTAATTTATCGGCTGCCTTCCATAACTTATCTTCAAAAGTTAAATCTTTTTCCTTCATATCTTGCTCCCTAATAAATTTTACCTCATATCTTCTTTACCTACCTAAAAACTTGTATTCTCACCTTCTGTAAAAGGTTGTGGGCAAGTCTTAGACATAGTGTCCCTTTTATTGTGTAAAAATTTTTCCGGGAAAGGCATGGTAGCTCCCAAATTCAATCTCATTAAATCCTCTTAACCTCCTTAAGTTTAACCTCTCATTCATCTCCTTATCAAGTATAATAATCTTTCCACTGATCCTTCATCTGGAAATACCTCTAATAGGTTGTTTTGTTAAAGTTTTAGTTTTTTCTTTCACGGTAGCTTTCCCTCTTTTCTGGTAGTTTTGGTTATTAAGCATTGGGGAAGCTACCATACTCTTCCCTTTCCCTCAAGACTTTACACAATTAAGTTCCTAATCTACCGTGTGGAGTTGAAAGGGTGGAGATGAAAGAATACTGAAAGATTTAAGCCTTTGGTGCCCTGTAAAAGAAGCTAACAGCCCTTGCACCTATGAGGGACACTATCCCAAAAGACCAAAAGAACACATCCATTCCAGATAGCTTCCCTTCAAAGAGATGTAGCATGAACTCCCTTATAACAAAAGCTATTAGTACTTCTAAGAGTATATCCACTCTAAACCTTTCGTGCTCAAAAAAGTCTATAAAAGCCCTTATAAGTTCAAGCACTACGATCAAAGAAAGCACGTTGGTGACCAACTCCTTAAAACCCAACCTAACGGTAGCTTCTGTGAAGGTAAGACCAAGTTCTGAGATGGTTCTGAATATTCCTACAAAAAGGCCAATTATTAGAACTATTATGGTTATATTAAAAGCCAGTCTAATGAACTGCTTATATATTTTGGACACAAAGCCTTGAACCATCTCCAGGGGTTTATATTTTAATATCTTAAGTGGAGATGCAAAAAACCTTAGAGGATGTGCGGAGGAGTTTCTAAAGATCCTTTACTCCTTCTGGGACGTTCCACACAGTTATGTTGCCCTTTACGATAGAGAAAACAATATTTTGAGGATTGTAAAGTCTTTTGGTTTAAGTAAAGAAGAGAGAGCAGGAGAAAAGAGAGTGGGAAGAGGAAAAGAGAATACTAACAGAAGCTCTTTCCTAAAACTTAGGGGAGAATTTAGAGAGGACCTATTTTACAGAATAAACGTATTTCCCATACATGTGCCGCCGTTGAGGGAAAGAAAGGAAGACATCCCTTTGCTTGTGGAACACTTCCTATCTCCGAAAAAGACCTACCTACTTATCTCTTTCTGGAAGGAGGTAGAGAAAAGCCCAAAAATCTACCAGGGTTTATATATGTAAAGTCCAGAGCGGCAAAGCTTTTGGGACTTACCCTAAGGCAGTTGGATTATAGAAAATAAATTGCCAAGCAGAGTAGAGTTTATGCTGTATTCCTCTTTCCAAGCCAAAGCCTCTTCTTCTATGCCTTCCTCCTTTAATTCGTCCCAGTAAAGTCTGGCCCACTCCTCCACCATGCTTTTATCCACCTCAATGTGAAATTGCAAACCCACAGCTTTGCCATAAACAAAGGCTTGATTTTCGTATTTTTCGGAGGCATATATCCTTGTGGCATCCGCTGGCAAGTCAAAGGTGTCTCCGTGCCACTGAAAAACTTTCAAGCTTTTGGGAAAATCCTCACCCAATTTCCTTGCCCCTCTCCCCCTATAAACCCTTGAACCAGGCGCCTTGGCAAGCATCTGACAACCCAAGCATATGCCTACGATGGGAACTTCAAGCTTCAAAGCCTCCTCTAAAATCCTAAACTCTTCGTATGCACCCATGTATCCACCCAAGACCACAAGAAGGGCATACTCTTCCAAAGGTCTGGACAAAACCTCCCCCTTTGCGGTATCCAAGTAATCCACCTAAAAGCCCATGCCTTTTAGGATGGGCTCCACAACTCCTAAGTGTTCCGCCAAAACGTGTCTTATAGCTAAGGCTTTCATCATTATTTAAAACACCAAGCCTAACTCTAAACCCACTCTCGTTTGGGACTTTTCCCCATTGTTCGTAAATAGCTATGCGGTTGCCATGATAATCCATGCGGTGTCGCCGGTATCAAGCTTTGGCGCTTGCTCTTGAGCAAAGGCTAAACTGGAGGCAAACAGTAGTATAATACTTATTACGCTACGCATCTGTGCTCCTCCTTTGCCCAGCCTTGGGGGCTGGGCGGTTTTTTATTTAAATATCAAAATAAAGTTCAAATTCCTTTGGATGGGGGATGAACCTCATTTCGTCTATCTCTTTGCGCTTGGCTTCTATCCAAGTTTGCAGTAGGTCCTCTGTAAATACCCCACCTTTCAGAAGGAACTCATAATCATTCTCCAGAGCTCGAAGGGCTTCCTCCAAAGAGCCGGGAAGTTGGGGAATGTCCTTTAGCTCTTCCGGTGGTAAGGAGTATATGTCCTTGTCAAAGGGCTCCCCTGGATGGATGCGGTTTTCTATACCGTCTATGGCTGCCATCAAGATGGCCGCAAAGGCTAAGTATGGGTTGCAGGTAGGATCTGGGAACCTTATTTCTATTCTCTTCGCCTTTGGAGATTGGGAATACATGGGGATCCTTATTGCTGCAGAGCGGTTTCTTGCAGAGTAGGCAAGCCTCACAGGCGCCTCAAAGCCGGGCACGAGCCTATGGTAGGAGTTGATGGTAGGGTTAGTAAAGGCTGTTAGTGCTGGTCCGTGCTTTAGAATACCCCCTATGGCGTAAAGACAAAGCTCAGAAACTCCTGCATACTCGGAGCCGGCGAAAAGGTTTTGTCCTTCCTTCCATATAGAAAAGTGGGTGTGCATACCTGAGCCGTTGTCGTTTGGAAGAACCTTAGGCATAAAGGTGGCAAACTTTCCGTATTTGTGGGCAACCATCCTAACCACGTATTTGTAAATAAAAAGCTTGTCTGCTTGGTTTAGTAATGAATCGTAGCGAATGTCTATCTCTCCCTGTCCTGCAGTGGCGACCTCGTGATGGTGGAGTTCTACCACAATTCCAAGCTGGGACATTATGGACACCATCTCATTCCTAAGGTCGTGAGTTTTGTCTATGGGCGGCACTGGGAAGTAGCCCCTTTTGTGAGGTATTTTGTAGCCCGATGAGCTTACCTCTCTGTTCCACCAACCTTCCTCTGAATCTATCTTCCAGAAGGCATAGTTAGCGGAGGTGCCAAATTCAACGGAATCAAAGATGAAAAACTCAGCCTCTGGTCCATAATAGGCGGTATCACCTATACCAGTTTGTCTTAGATACTGCTCTGCCTTTTGGGCTATGTAGCGTGTGTCCCTTCCATAACGCTCCCTTGTTATAGGATCGTATATATCGCATATCATCACCAAAGTTTTGGGTTCCATAAATGGGTCTATGAAAGCGGTGGCTGGGTCTGGCAAAGCGATCATGTCCGATTCGTGTATAGACTGCCAGCCTCTTATGGAAGAGCCATCAAAACCCCTACCTTCCTCAAAGGTAGAGATGGACAACTCGTAGGCTGGTATGGTTAAGTGTTGCCACTGACCAAAAAGGTCAGAAAACCTAAGGTCCACGTATTGAACCCCTTCCTGTTCAACAAGGCTAAGCACCTCTTCCGGCGAATACTTAGGCATAGTTTAACCTCCTTATAAAAAGTTTTATATTGCTTGCTCACCTCTTTCTCCAGTCCTTATCCTTATAACGTCCTCAATGGGAATAACAAATATCTTCCCATCTCCCACCCTTCCAGTCTGCGCAGTTTTCATGATGGTTTCCACCACCTTTTCCACGTCCTCGTCTTTTACCACCACCTCAATCTTTACCTTGGGCAAAAAGTCTATGACGTATTCTGTCCCTCTGTAGATTTCTGTATGTCCCTTTTGCTGACCAAAGCCCCTGACCTCTGTAACAGTCATACCCCCTATGCCTATTTCTACGAGGGCATCCTTAACTTCATCCAGCTTAAAGGGCTTGATAATAGCTTCCACCTTTTTCATATGAAAACCTCCTACAAGTTTTCTTGCAAAAAACGTGCCAACTTGACACAATTTGCATATTCTTATTTTAAAGCCCCTGAGCCGATTGATGGAAAAATCATCTAAGGTAAAATTGCTTACATTTTTGTAAGTATGCAAACAAATCCATGGTATCAAGAAAGAGCATCACAAGCACACCAAAGAGAAAACTTAAAGTAGTGTAAAAACCGCTACCCTCTGAATATGCCTCCGGAAAGACTTCCTTCACTGTTACGTATAGCATGGCACCACCACCGAAGCCTAAGCCTACCGCGAGCGTTTGCATAAAGCCTTTCATGAACAAAAAGCCCGCAAGAGAGAAAATTCCTTCAACCAAGCCACTGAAAAATCCTAACATTATGGCTGTGCTCATAGCACCCGTCAGGGCATAGATAGGAAGACTAACCACTAAACCCTCCGGTATGTCCTGGATAGATATGGCAAAAGCAGTTATAAGCCCTTCTTTGCTTGAGTAAGCAGTAGATATACCCACGCTCAAACCTTCTGGTATGTTGTGGATTATTACTCCAATAACCAAGAGCGTGAGCCTTTTCATTCTTAGTTTTAAAAGGCCCTCTTGACCCATAAAAGCGTGCTCGTGAGGAAACAGCCTTTCTATAAAACCCATAAAAACGAATCCAAGGACTATACCTAAAGCAGTCTTAAAAAAACCACCTGTCTCAACACCTGGTAGTATAAGACTGGTAAAGCTGGCAGTTAGCATAACTCCCCCTGCAAAGGCTAGGGCTTCATTTATGTAAGAAAAGGGCTTTTTCCTTAGTAGGATTAACATGCTACCTACGGTCGTCCCCACCACAAGCAAAAAAGAGTTTATGAGTATGTCCATCACAAGAGCTGGGAGAGTTTAAAAAGGGAGTATAGCTCAAGACCTTCTTTGTTTATGTTTTCCTCTCCCCCTTCCTGCCTATCAACTATGGCAAAAACACCTATAACCTCTAACCCTTCCCTTCTACAGGCCTGCACCGCCTTCAAAGAAGAACCTCCCGTGGTTACCACATCTTCCACCACCGCCACTCTATCACCCTTTTTTAAAAGCCCTTCCACTTGCCTGCCCATGCCGTGTTCTTTTGGTTCTTTTCTGACCACGAAGGGTTTTATGGGATAACCATCCATATAAGAAACAAAAGATACCGCGTAGGCTATTGGGTCAGCACCAAGGGTTAAACCACCTACGCCGTCTGGTCCAAATTCTCTGATAAGCTCATACATAAGCTTGCCGATTAGGTATTCTCCCTCTGGATCAAAAGTTAGCTGCTTTAGGTCTATGTAATACCTGCTTAGCTTTCCAGAAGACAGCTTAAATATGGGCTCGTCAGCTACCTTAAGACAACGCTCAATTATCAAACTCCTTAGCCTTTCAATCAGCATTGGTTTTTAGCTTTTTCTTTGCATACTCCATAAGACCACCTGCCTTCAGTATAGCCTGCAACTCCTCTGGAAACTTGGTAGCCTTATACTCTTTGCCTGTTGTAAGATTCTTTATGGTTCCACTTTCCAAATCCACTTCTATTTCGTCTCCATGGCTTATCTCATCCACCGCTTCGGGCGCCTCTGCTATGGGAAGTCCGATGTTTATAGCATTTCTAAAAAAGATCCTCGCAAAGGATTTTGCCACTACCACGGGTACCCCAGCGTACTTTATGGCTATTGGTGCGTGTTCTCTGGAAGAGCCAGAGCCAAAGTTTCTACCAGCCACTATTATGTCCCCTGGCTTGTGATCTTTTGCAAAGTTTGGATGTTCTGAGTCTTCCATTGCGTGCTGAGCCAGTTCGTAAGGATCCGAAGTATTCAGGTATCTGGCAGGTATTATCTGATCTGTATCTACGTTATCTGAAAATTTCCAAACCTTACCCCTAAAACGCATGATGCTTATTTTAACACCTCTTTAAAACAATTTTCCTTCCATTCTTTTCAAAGTGAAATTCTAAAATGTAATCGCACAGGCTTAGATCCTTTGCCCATTCTATTACTACGATCCCCTCTCCCAAAAAAAACTCCACATCAAAGTTATCCACTCTGTAAAGATCCACGTGTATGAGCTTACCTTTTTTAGTAGGATACTCATTAACTATGGTAAAGGTAGGGCTTCTGACCTGATAACCTTCTTCTATGCCCAAACCTTGAGCAAGACCCTTTACAAAGGTGGTTTTTCCCGAGCCCAGGTCCCCAATAAGACAGATCACCTCTTTGCCTTTCAGCCTTTTGGCAAAGTTTTTCCCAAGCGCTATTGTATCCTCTTCGCTTTTACACATTATCTCGAATGCTTCATTGTTCATAATGTTTTAACATCTCTCCAATAAACATACTTTTGAGTTTGGAATCAATATTTTGAATACTTAGCAAGTGCACGCCCCTCAGCTTTTCGTGTATAGATTGGGTGTGATCTTCTTGTTTAGCCTCTTCGTCTTGATCCTCTGAAACAGAAATATCCTCTATGGAAGGAACTATTAAACAAACGTTTTCTGCATTAAGCAAATAGCCTTTTCTGAGGAGCTTGTAATGTGTATCTTCCAAACTTTGGAACCTAATACCCGTCTTTATTTCAAAAAGAAAAGAAGTTCTTTCATGAATAAGAACAAGGTCTGCTTCGTTCTTAGCACCTGATACAGAGAAGGAGAAGTTTTTCAACACAATTGCGTTAGGAAAAGGACATATTTTCATTATCTGGTCTGCTACAGCAAACTCAAACCACCCTCCGGTAAGGAAGGTTGCATCAAGAACCTGGCCCACTTTTATCATCCTATCTGTGTAATCTACGTTTATTAGGATGCCTAACGAAGCCAACTGTTTTAGCTGATTTACAAAGGATTCTGCAAGCTTGTCCTCTACGGCTTCTGGAACCTGAAACTCAATATTTAATGAAGACGATTTGAGAGCTTTCTTCATGCTTCTGTAAAGTTCTCTTATCCTCGGGTAGTTTGAGTATATAAACCTCGTAAAGTTATACATAGGGGTATTAGACCTGTTTTCTGTAAGAACCTGAAAGCTGATAGGATTTATATTTCTATGCCTCAGGGTTTGTAGGTAGGACCAAAGAGCTGGGTTGCTTAGTTCAACAGGTGTATTTTCTAGTTCCACATACAGACTATCACTCCTTTTATCTAACCTCTTTATCACATATGGAAAATTTTTCTCTCTGTCCATGTTAGGCTATTTTACAAAAATTTGAGAATATCTGAGACAAAACTTTGTATGGGTTTTTCTCTTCTGTCTCCCATACAAACACACCAGCTTTGCTCAGCACCAGCTTGGCGTCCTGCCCCTCTGGATGATGCCCACTAACCAGTATGTTTATATTATGCTTTACCACTTCCTTGGAAATTTCCAACTCATCCTCCGGAAGGTTTTTTATAAAACTACTATTGCCGTTGCAAAATATCAGAAGATGCCGTGTCTCATCAAATTTAGAAGAAACTTCCTTTTCGGAGTTTAG from Thermocrinis sp. includes:
- the glnB gene encoding nitrogen regulator P-II GlnB; this translates as MKKVEAIIKPFKLDEVKDALVEIGIGGMTVTEVRGFGQQKGHTEIYRGTEYVIDFLPKVKIEVVVKDEDVEKVVETIMKTAQTGRVGDGKIFVIPIEDVIRIRTGERGEQAI
- the glnA gene encoding type I glutamate--ammonia ligase, producing the protein MPKYSPEEVLSLVEQEGVQYVDLRFSDLFGQWQHLTIPAYELSISTFEEGRGFDGSSIRGWQSIHESDMIALPDPATAFIDPFMEPKTLVMICDIYDPITRERYGRDTRYIAQKAEQYLRQTGIGDTAYYGPEAEFFIFDSVEFGTSANYAFWKIDSEEGWWNREVSSSGYKIPHKRGYFPVPPIDKTHDLRNEMVSIMSQLGIVVELHHHEVATAGQGEIDIRYDSLLNQADKLFIYKYVVRMVAHKYGKFATFMPKVLPNDNGSGMHTHFSIWKEGQNLFAGSEYAGVSELCLYAIGGILKHGPALTAFTNPTINSYHRLVPGFEAPVRLAYSARNRSAAIRIPMYSQSPKAKRIEIRFPDPTCNPYLAFAAILMAAIDGIENRIHPGEPFDKDIYSLPPEELKDIPQLPGSLEEALRALENDYEFLLKGGVFTEDLLQTWIEAKRKEIDEMRFIPHPKEFELYFDI
- a CDS encoding phosphate-starvation-inducible PsiE family protein, with protein sequence MVQGFVSKIYKQFIRLAFNITIIVLIIGLFVGIFRTISELGLTFTEATVRLGFKELVTNVLSLIVVLELIRAFIDFFEHERFRVDILLEVLIAFVIREFMLHLFEGKLSGMDVFFWSFGIVSLIGARAVSFFYRAPKA
- the tsaE gene encoding tRNA (adenosine(37)-N6)-threonylcarbamoyltransferase complex ATPase subunit type 1 TsaE, with the translated sequence MNNEAFEIMCKSEEDTIALGKNFAKRLKGKEVICLIGDLGSGKTTFVKGLAQGLGIEEGYQVRSPTFTIVNEYPTKKGKLIHVDLYRVDNFDVEFFLGEGIVVIEWAKDLSLCDYILEFHFEKNGRKIVLKRC
- the pyrE gene encoding orotate phosphoribosyltransferase, producing MLIERLRSLIIERCLKVADEPIFKLSSGKLSRYYIDLKQLTFDPEGEYLIGKLMYELIREFGPDGVGGLTLGADPIAYAVSFVSYMDGYPIKPFVVRKEPKEHGMGRQVEGLLKKGDRVAVVEDVVTTGGSSLKAVQACRREGLEVIGVFAIVDRQEGGEENINKEGLELYSLFKLSQLL
- a CDS encoding type 1 glutamine amidotransferase, which encodes MDYLDTAKGEVLSRPLEEYALLVVLGGYMGAYEEFRILEEALKLEVPIVGICLGCQMLAKAPGSRVYRGRGARKLGEDFPKSLKVFQWHGDTFDLPADATRIYASEKYENQAFVYGKAVGLQFHIEVDKSMVEEWARLYWDELKEEGIEEEALAWKEEYSINSTLLGNLFSIIQLP
- a CDS encoding ZIP family metal transporter, with amino-acid sequence MDILINSFLLVVGTTVGSMLILLRKKPFSYINEALAFAGGVMLTASFTSLILPGVETGGFFKTALGIVLGFVFMGFIERLFPHEHAFMGQEGLLKLRMKRLTLLVIGVIIHNIPEGLSVGISTAYSSKEGLITAFAISIQDIPEGLVVSLPIYALTGAMSTAIMLGFFSGLVEGIFSLAGFLFMKGFMQTLAVGLGFGGGAMLYVTVKEVFPEAYSEGSGFYTTLSFLFGVLVMLFLDTMDLFAYLQKCKQFYLR
- a CDS encoding nuclease-related domain-containing protein yields the protein MDREKNFPYVIKRLDKRSDSLYVELENTPVELSNPALWSYLQTLRHRNINPISFQVLTENRSNTPMYNFTRFIYSNYPRIRELYRSMKKALKSSSLNIEFQVPEAVEDKLAESFVNQLKQLASLGILINVDYTDRMIKVGQVLDATFLTGGWFEFAVADQIMKICPFPNAIVLKNFSFSVSGAKNEADLVLIHERTSFLFEIKTGIRFQSLEDTHYKLLRKGYLLNAENVCLIVPSIEDISVSEDQDEEAKQEDHTQSIHEKLRGVHLLSIQNIDSKLKSMFIGEMLKHYEQ
- a CDS encoding N-6 DNA methylase, which codes for MKEKDLTFEDKLWKAADKLRKKVEVHEYKYIVLGLIFLRYLSFAFEEKRKEIEEREAKQLPESLRSYICEDRDFYIANGTLYVPEKARWDYIEKNANQPNIGEIIDQAIEILENEYPKQLKDVIPKIYSRVNLDMHDFAYLINLFSQIHFGKDHHAKDIFGRIYEYFLGKFTEAEGKKGGEFYTPRSLTKLIVEILDVKEGRIFDPACGSGGFFISALEKLQKEGIEKESLSIYGQESKEFVWKVCKMNLAIRGVEGDIRWGDSYHDDKFFDLRADYVVSNPPFNDSEWGRDRVKPNDPRFKYGLPPENNANFVWIQHYIYHLAPQGKAGFVMANGALSVGNQEGEIRKKIIEDDLIYGIVATPPKMFYTVSLPASLWFLRKSKPEHMKGKILFIYAKKMYKPISRRQNIFTEEHIAKIVEKFRMFENGEPEDKINEIGFAKVATIEEVAKNGYVLTPGRFVGIKTDEEDIPFEEKMKEYSRELSDLLRKEKELTDKIKEVFKSLGWEIKE
- the leuD gene encoding 3-isopropylmalate dehydratase small subunit, which translates into the protein MRFRGKVWKFSDNVDTDQIIPARYLNTSDPYELAQHAMEDSEHPNFAKDHKPGDIIVAGRNFGSGSSREHAPIAIKYAGVPVVVAKSFARIFFRNAINIGLPIAEAPEAVDEISHGDEIEVDLESGTIKNLTTGKEYKATKFPEELQAILKAGGLMEYAKKKLKTNAD